A single Oscillospiraceae bacterium DNA region contains:
- a CDS encoding InlB B-repeat-containing protein has protein sequence MGTLPVPTRAGFTFAGWWTAQTGGTQVLATHSVPDSNRTYWARWSVLPPTNVWVPNIRQERTNWCWAAVSVSVLRNRHSNNNSLTQTEFARVATGRNPPPNEMLGVDATAVAIRRFTGGSNAFSHTGGRTVSQVFDDLSRGRPIIAGSNAHLVVVFELNAARIFDLLEDTNEWHIMLYLDDVPVMIHDIRDLGDGNFEWTGGMDLNENDGFHSGYEYFRERFPHGEVRVFRNGSFGRHYFINADASAG, from the coding sequence ATGGGGACGTTGCCTGTGCCGACAAGAGCAGGTTTTACCTTTGCAGGTTGGTGGACAGCGCAGACCGGCGGCACGCAGGTCTTGGCCACCCACAGCGTGCCGGATAGTAATAGAACGTATTGGGCGCGGTGGAGTGTATTGCCGCCAACGAACGTATGGGTTCCCAATATCCGACAGGAGCGAACAAACTGGTGTTGGGCTGCTGTTTCGGTATCAGTATTGAGAAACAGGCACTCAAACAACAACTCACTCACGCAGACCGAATTTGCAAGGGTGGCAACAGGCAGAAATCCTCCTCCAAATGAAATGTTGGGGGTTGATGCCACAGCAGTTGCTATCCGTCGATTTACAGGTGGATCAAACGCATTTTCACATACCGGCGGGCGGACAGTAAGCCAAGTGTTTGATGACCTTAGCCGAGGGAGGCCGATAATCGCCGGCTCTAATGCGCATCTAGTGGTTGTGTTTGAACTGAATGCCGCACGAATTTTTGATTTACTTGAAGATACTAACGAGTGGCATATTATGCTCTATCTTGATGATGTGCCGGTAATGATTCATGACATTAGAGATTTAGGTGATGGAAATTTTGAATGGACAGGAGGGATGGACCTTAATGAGAATGATGGATTTCACAGTGGATACGAGTATTTCAGAGAAAGATTTCCACATGGTGAAGTGAGGGTTTTTAGAAATGGAAGTTTCGGAAGGCATTATTTTATAAACGCTGATGCAAGCGCCGGTTAA